The Lysobacter gummosus sequence TGTCCGGCCGCGCCGACGCGGGCGCGGGAGTTGCGGCATGAGCGAGACCGCCAACCCGCCGTCCGCCGACAGCCGAGCCGGCGCCCCCATGGTCGGCGCGGTGCTGATCCGCGACGGCCGCCTGCTGCTGGGCCTGCGCAACGCCTACAAGCGCCTGGCGCCGAACTGCTGGGACATCCTCGGCGGCCATGTCGAGGCCGGGGAAACCCTGGAACAGGCCTTGCTGCGCGAATTGGAAGAAGAAGCCGGCGTCGTCGCCACCGACTACTGCCAACTGGGCGAACCGCTGATATGGGCCGGCGCCAGCCTGACCGTCTACCGCGTCGATGCCTGGCAGGGCGAAGTCGCCATGCGCGGCGACGAACACGTGCGGCTGCAGTGGTTCGATCCGGTGCAGGCGCGGGCGCTGCCTAATCTGGCCGATGGGCGTCTGATCGAGTTGATCGGGCGGTTGCGGCGCTGAGGGTAGCGACGTTGGAGCCCCTCTCCCGCGCCCCGAAGGAAGTCACCTTGGGTGGCAAGCGGGAGAGGGAGAAAGAGAAGGAGAGAATGCGGATTTGCTTCAAGCCGAGCGCGGTCGCGCTCAGCCGCTGGTGAACTGCTCGATCAACATCCGCTCTTCCAGATTGTGCTCAGGATCGAACAGCAACGTGACCGTGCGGTCGCGCGACTCGCGGATCATCACCTCGACCACGTCGCGCACTTCGTGCGAGTCGGCGGTGGCGCTGACCGGGCGCTTGTAGGGATCGAGCACGCGGAAACGCACTTCGGTGTCGGCCTTGAGCAGGGCCCCGCGCCAGCGCCGCGGGCGGAACGCGGCGATCGGGGTAAGCGCGATCACCGCCGAACCCAGCGGCAGGATCGGCCCGTGCGCGGAGAAGTTGTACGCGGTGCTGCCGGCCGCGGTCGCGACCAGCACGCCATCGCAGATCAGCTCGTCGAGCCGGGTCTGGCCGTTGAGGTCGATGCGCACGTGCGCGGCCTGGCGGGTCTGGCGCAGCAGCGAAACTTCGTTATAGGCCAGCGAACCGAAGCTCGCGCCGGACTCGGTCTGCGCGACCATTTCCAGCGGACGCAGCACCGCCGGCTCGGCGCTGGCGATGCGCTCGAGCAAATCGCCGCTGGCGTCGGCGTATTGGTTCATCAGGAAGCCGACCGTGCCCAGCTTCATCCCGTATACGGGTTTGCCGAGCGCGCCGTGGCGATGCAGGGTCTGCAGCATGAAGCCGTCGCCGCCGAGCGCGACCAGCACGTCGGCGCTGTCGGGTTCGTGCTGATCGTGCTGGGTCAACAGCGTCGCAAGCGCGCGCTGGGCGTCGTCGGTGTGACTGGCGAGGAAGGCGATGCGTGGCGTCGCGGTCATCGGCGGCTCCGGAAGGATGCCGTCAGCATAACCCGGCCGATGCGGGGGATTCGTGTCGGGACCACGGTCCGCGCACAAGGTCGCGTATCGCCACGGCGACGGCGGCCTCGCCGGTTTCGCGACGCATTCGCGATTTCGCTTGCGAGAGCGCTTTTATGGAAGGGCTCGCTTTCTGTGGGAGGGCCTTCAGGCCCGATACCTTTGTCTCAGATCGCCGCGACCTGAAAGAAAAGCATCGGGCCTGAAGGCCCTCCTACAAAAAACCCCCGGCCGTTCGGGGCCGGGGGTATTTCGAAACCACGCAGGACCGGCGCGAACGCCGGCCCGCCGCCGCTATCAGCCGCGCGCCGCCAACTGCGACAGACGCTGCACCGCGACCGAAGCGGTCGGATAGTCCAGGGTCTTCTGCGCCGCCAGTTCGGTCAGCATCGCCAGGGTGAAGCGCAGCGACTGGTCGTCGCGGCTCAGCCACTGCTTGACCTTGGCGTCGGCGTTGGCGCCGGCCATGTTGAGCACCTGGCCGACCAGGATGCGCTGCTGGGTCGCCAGCTCTTCGCGCAGCACGCCGCGCGCCACCGCATGCCAGCGGCCATCGACGGTGAGCGCGTCGATCTGCTCCTGCAGCCACGGCAGACGCAGGGCTTCGCCGAGGCGGAAGTGCACCTTGGCCACATCGACCGGCTTGAGCTTGCGCTCGCGCGCCAGTTCGATGATGTCGCAGCTCGGCTCCAGGTACCGCAGCGCGGCCAACTGCGCCGCGAGCGACTCGGGCACGCCCTTGGCCTTCCAATCGGCGAAGGCGGCATCGTGGGCCGGACGCTCGCCGTCGCCGAGGATGCCGTGGCCGGCGCGGATGTTCTTGAAGCCGTCGTGGTAGCGATCGACCGCGGTGGTGATGTCCGGAATCGCGCCCGGACGCGACAGCAGCCAGCGGGTGAAGGAACGCTGCAGCGTCCAGATCACCTGCAGGGCGTCGATCTGGGTCGATTCGGCGACCTTGCCGTCGAGCGCGTCGATCTGCGCCCACAGCTCGCGCGC is a genomic window containing:
- a CDS encoding NUDIX hydrolase, encoding MSETANPPSADSRAGAPMVGAVLIRDGRLLLGLRNAYKRLAPNCWDILGGHVEAGETLEQALLRELEEEAGVVATDYCQLGEPLIWAGASLTVYRVDAWQGEVAMRGDEHVRLQWFDPVQARALPNLADGRLIELIGRLRR
- a CDS encoding NAD kinase — encoded protein: MTATPRIAFLASHTDDAQRALATLLTQHDQHEPDSADVLVALGGDGFMLQTLHRHGALGKPVYGMKLGTVGFLMNQYADASGDLLERIASAEPAVLRPLEMVAQTESGASFGSLAYNEVSLLRQTRQAAHVRIDLNGQTRLDELICDGVLVATAAGSTAYNFSAHGPILPLGSAVIALTPIAAFRPRRWRGALLKADTEVRFRVLDPYKRPVSATADSHEVRDVVEVMIRESRDRTVTLLFDPEHNLEERMLIEQFTSG